The sequence agctgccttccagcacttcatgaacaacctgttcagggatctTATTGACATCACAGTGGTGATCTACCTGGACAatatcctcatcttctcagaagacccTGCTCAACACCCCACTCACATTAGAGAGGTCCTATTGCGcctaatgaagaaccaactgttctgcaagttGTCCAAACATCACTTCCACATCACCATGGTTGACTACTTAGGTATTGTTATCTCCCCCAGcagcttctccatggaccagaaaaaGATAGAAGCAGTTACCACGTGGCCCGCACCCAGAACTGTCAAACAGGTTCAGGCCTTCTTGGGCTTTGTCAACTATCTGCGCTGATTCATCCCTAACTTTAGTTCAGTTGCTTGacccctccacaacctcacaaagAAGGAATCCACTTGGTCATGGAATCACCCAGAGGAAGAGGCTTTCCAGGAGCTTAAACAACTTGTTACCCAGGCGCCAGTCCTAGTGCACTCCAACCCTGAACTCCCCTACTACttagaaacagatgcatcaggggtagctaTGGGAGCCATTCCAAGCCAAAGAGGAGATGACAACTGCCTACACCCCActgcctatatgtccaaatctTTCTCAGGAGCCAAAGCCAATTATGACACTCATGACAAAGAACtcctggcaatcatcaaagcTCTTGAGGAATGGCAAATCTTCCTAGAAGCAATGGACAAACCAGTACAAGTCTTCACCAATCATAggaacctggagtactggatgcaggcaaggacattcaaCAGGAGGCACGCATGTTGGCGgatattcctgagcaatttcaactttgaaattcattattgcccaggaaaacaatcaggaaaaccagatgccctgtcCAGACGCTCTGACTACGTCAATCAACCTCCAGAACCGGAAATCATGCTTCTGGaggaagtctttgccaacacaacAGAAGAAGAATTGGAAATTATCATGGATATTTGCACCAAGCTCAGGGAAGATCCATCATTAGAACccattatccaattcctTACAGATAACGCAGACAGCACCCCTCCttcaatcaggaaagcctaCCAGGATTacaattgggaagaagatttACTCTGGTATTGAGGGAAGTTAGTGGTTCCTGACAACAAACCCCTGAAAGAAAAGCTCCTGAAAGAATTCCACAATTTgcccctggcaggacacccaggtcaGCAAAGAACCTTGGAACTCTTAAGTTGCAActattggtggccaggaatgaagtccttggcaaaagaatgggttgaatgttGCCCtgtatgccaagccaatcaacgCGCCCATGCCCCTGTGATCTCCCTGAAACCTTTGGAAGTCCCACCATACCCTTTTCACACCATTTCCTACAATTTTATCACAGGATTTCCAAAATCCCAGGGTCACAATGCTATTTTGGTGGTTATTGACTTGTTCTCaaaatttggccatttcatccccacttccaaAAGAGTCACTGCAAAGGGTCTTGCAGACTTATTTGTAACCCACATTTGGAAGCTTCATGGATTACCTATAAAAACCGTCTCAGATAGAGGGACCACATTCACTGGGAAATTATTAAGGgcactgtaccaacgccttgggatCAAACCATCATTCTCTTTGTCCTACCACCCCAAATCtgatggacagacagaaagGGTTAACCAGTTTATCAAATTCTACCTATGTTCTTACATTGCAGCAGATCACTCAGACTGGGCCAAATGGCTACCACTAGTAGAATACGCCAACAATAATGCCAAGCACGCAGCAACCAGAAAAACACCCTTTGAACTAGTTTATGGACAAAATCCAGTCATGAACCCATCAAATGTCCCAGccaatgtaccagaagcagacacAGTAGCGGACACACTGgcacaagaatggaaggaagccaaaGCAGCCCTTAGGATGAGCAAGGAGAGAATGACAAGAGACAAAGGAACAACCCCAGAGTTTTCTattggcaaaaaagtctggctagatggaaagaACATAGAACTAAGGACCAGTTCAAACAAGCTAGACCCCAAACGCCTGGGACCTTTTGAAGTCACAGAAAAAGTttccagccacgcctaccaCCTGAAACTCCCAGGAactctgaaaatccatgacgttTTCTATGTGGGGTTATTGTCCAAGTCCcacaaatccccaagtcaaccctTCCCAGAAAGAcctcctcctgaaacaatagaaggagaagaagaatacaaagtggaacaaatcattgactccaagagacaacagggaaaatggttttacttgataaaatggaaaggctatggaCCTGGAGAtaactcctgggaaccagaagaactacttgaacacagccaggacaAAATCAAGTGCTTTAACCAAGCaaaactgaaaaaggcttgtgatgctgccaagagcctttaaggggggggggcaatgttataaccctctaacatataccactgaatttgcacaatttttctcttatttttagtattttttatggactcaatatctatcttttttcaatcacgtgatcttggcgcttattatgccaagatgctgcgctgagatgccgtgccaagggcgcttaggagaaatccatgcttctgcacagcctgcagcactcttcttatttcattttatgttcttcctttctcatgtgcacagaccatgtagatagcacccctttgcatatatatacagcaggaaaagttgcttggagaccccaagtcaattttaccttgtctcttactcattagagaaggtagccagccagctaagtagccggcccccagtagtctAGACGCTCACATCCTTTATcacacttaccacacctcccaggcctaaggccctgttgtcagtagttagtagcaGGTTGCCTTATGCaacattagtatagcctagttagagtagattacgcaagtcttgcttgtagtagtacagccgtaagcgcccactcccaccagcatgtacccaccttacagtggtgtacaacagggtgcttgtggctgtaacTATTACAAGGTAATGCTGACTAACTAACtgtctaggctatactactggcaCTTAAGGTGacctacttctaactactgatgacaatggggccttaggcctgggaggtgtggtaggttaagtaaggggtaACAGTATGACTACTGATGGCCaaactacttagctggcttctgataacCTCCTCTGTGaatgagagacaaggtaaaattgacttggggtttccaagcaattgtccctgctgtatatatagacaagggtaCTAAATaaatgtggtctgtgcatgtgtgaaaaGAAAACTACATGGGAATTTAGAAGAGTACTGCAGGTTgaacagaagcatggatttctcctaagcgcccttggcacagcatcttggcacagcatcttggcataataagtgccaagatcatctgatcaaaaaacataagatattaagtccaaaaaaaatagtaaaaatattagaaaaatcaggcaattccaatggtatatgttaagggagtataacattgccctcccccttaaaggctcttggcagagtcacaagcctttctcagttgcaacttgttgaagcattggatctcctcctggctatgtTCTAGTAGCTCCtcaggttcccatgagttatcCTCTGctccatatcctttccatttgatcaggtaaaaccatttcccttttTGTCTTTTTGAGTCAATTATCTGTTCcactttgtactcttcttccccttctattatttcaggagggggtctttctgggaatggttgacttggtgaTTCATGTGATTTTGATAATAAGCCCTCATAGAATATGTTGTGGATTTTGAGGGTCTCTGGTAACCTTAGGCAGTAGGTGTGGCtagagattttcttggttgcTTCAAAGGGGCTTAGACATTTTGGGTCCAGTTTGTTTGAATTGGATCTGATTTCTACATTTTTTGTgtctagccagactttttccccAATGGAGTATTCTGGGATTATTCCTCTGGTGCCTGCCAtcctttccttgctcatccaAAGGGCtgattccacttccttccattctttaGCTAGGGTTTCTGCTACTTGATCCACCTCTAGTACATTTCCTTGGACTTGAGAGGGGTTCATGACAGGGTTCCTACCATAGACTAGTTCAAATGGTGTTTTTGCTGTGGTGGCATGTTTTGCATTGTTATACACGTACTCTGCTAGTGGTAGCCATTTGGCCCAGTCAGAGTGATCAGCTGCCACATATGACctcaggtagaactcaatgaactggtttatGTGTTCTGTTTGCCCATCCAACTTGGGGTGGTATGCAACTGACAAGGAAGGctttgttatggatatgacatttcttccataatctgtacttgTTTTATtgattacacaagtaatcctacagtaaataaagtgagataaagatgcaaactagggttttcaaggtccctctatccaattgcaacctttgcaaaacctataagCTTCAGGAATatcctcaatatgcaatatcttttgcatatatgctgttttctcactcatttaaatatatataaacttagctgagtagataaacagtaacaagtaatatttctcctgtttgtagtatctattattcaagattctatcttgtggctacacacagaaatattcagggtcccccctgttgcataggcaattgctctggcgcttaatcagcccttaagcgccaacgcactaaatgcgcattttctccatcacccgggcatgtcacactgccgaattgcttgcgcttaggtgcgcctgtttgtgcgctccagaatgctgggtcaaactcccaaaacggacgacatttgGCGGAGTTATgtcccatttactgtaagtaccccaTACAGGAGTAttatacctttgggactgtttactccaaggatgaaacacttagccttgggacatccaaggacccacacaggtaaatactgccttgggacaaatattaggatctgttattggtttactatgtaccaaagtattggctccctcaagtgtttcagttaccacatgtacctcctgtgccccctcttggtatcaatcatgtatatacttgtttgtgtgccttctcagggtataaaagcaccctgtgaagacgcttctaatgcatccatttatccactcttatatattgacatatacacacaagcctttaacagcttatctgtgcatttactttagtgattgactcactgtaaatagcataggaggttatttggcacactgagaccataggccagtcccaacagacacagggtaacctattagtgtacttactgcaaccctgtgccccttgactgtcacagttgttgagttcaacattgagtatagtgcaacagtactgtaaggattgttgtgattgagtgatagtgtttcaatccaccataccccccatattgtagatagctttatctataatatctcttaaatcctagatatactttaggtaaaccccataagtcttaactTTTACTTAAGCctctataagtcctatacttattaggccaatcctataaatcctgtacattagtcaggtaactctcttacttaaggtactatcccagagaccttaagtatacatactcttagtcacttaggcttaagtaacattagtctaaggtactatacataaccaaccacctgcacttgatagttggtagactatttgttaggagttgtttattcctgataaacctagcTTATATTGTGCCTATaatctgtgcatatattctgattcttaatactagttttcagttattcccatatacattttgtatatagtaattctttcttactcctgtacttacacaactcttaacacaaACCTTGTCAAGTTTATTGCAAACTCTATGCTAGGTAACTTGAGTACTCAGTCTCTCAGGGCTGGGTTTTTACACATCTGTATTATCACTGACATACTTTGTATTAATTCTTCTTTCATTCCATCTGTCTGTGGGTGGAATGCACATGATAATCTGATCTCAGTACTGGCCAGGCAATAGAATGTTTGCCAGAATATAGATGTCAATAGTTTGTCTTGGTCACTGATTATGATTGCTGGTATTCCATATGGCCTAAATATGTTCTTGTGGAACACTTTTGCCATGTTGTGGGCAGTGTAGTCCCACCTGGCaggtatcaaatgtgtcaTGCACCAGAAGTGGTTTATCACAGCATGAATCATGTTGGATGTTCCTAATGATGTGTTTGATTTGGGTAGTGTTATGTATTTCACAATAtttcattcacagctcaccatccaccataatctgcatatatctgacattctgatttaatggccatttgtctcttatttccattattcctgtcattgcTCTATGTAATGCTCATATtcactgtatgtgttacatattgttcaatagagctccttttgCTTGTTCTAACACTGCCTGTCACAtgctcatacaataagatctcatggagatatttgcttcacaagattctatctatgtggctcaagtaccttactaatcattacatttatatctttacatctagctcatcacatgactagctctaacttgggaaatgaaccttattcctagcttagttgagtcatacctctcatgagattgcTAAGGTTTCCCTTAtttagtaatttctagtggcactgcaaatcctgcttatgagccattctgcttgccaccagaatgactctgttgtacaccactgtaaggtgggtacacactagtggcaggtgcttgGGGCCATAACTAATACAAAGCAATCCTGACTAAGtatctaactaggctatactactagtgCTTAAGGCACTCTACTACTGGCTACTaactgcaaaggggcctaaggcctgggaggtATGATGAGTGAGACAAGGGGGTGAGTCtgctatactactgggggtgtcatgagcctcacctcctgacatgattatgtgctgcctgtcacctcctccctccccccaatgtatttgtctggggagctcatctgtatccatctcatctgtttgtatacttcctttcttccatgtttatgttcttccctcttccttgttcccttcttgcacttagtccgGACTTATTCtgctctaagtgcttctatcttgcttatcttgctgtgCACCAGCCtggttcaatgtgtagagcttctgagccatatgctccatcttgcttccaagttgtgcgGTCTGGACACcgtcccttctccttgtatttaccccctttcacttttgttataaaagaagactgtgaattggcttggaaaccccaagaacaattcaccttgtcaatttcccactctctcatctgtgtgaatcatctcaatatctcacagcagtcatttcactcttggttgtgacaggGGGCcaactacttagctggctggagaaccttctctaatgagtaagagacaaggtaaaattgacttggggtctccaagcaatttccctgctgtatatatagacagactagctaattacatgtggtctgtgcatgtgtgaatagaagactacatgtgaaaaaggaagcatgctgtgggctgcgcagaagcatggatttctcctaagcgcccttggcacagcaccttggtgcagcatcttggcataataagcaccaggatcacatgattgaaaaacaatagatattgtcctggacatggtcacatgaccagtacaagtggttgcatgctggcccaagcccaaatttggggggtagcaggtgtaatcatgggttgtcagcagaggaataatagggctctatggcttagtggtcaagctggttcaattccagctagttctattttcctctgtttatgacagatatcaagtctgttaaaaaaagtaaaaataatagaaaaatgaGGCAATTCTGAttgtatatgttaggaggttgtaacagacTCActctaatgactcactctaagtgctcattggctgccaagcatttcttgatagactgagtcatgtatttagatgtttctattttcaactaattgcagttcaacccaagagcagtcacattctatcct comes from Rhizoctonia solani chromosome 4, complete sequence and encodes:
- a CDS encoding Retrotransposable element Tf2 protein, producing MKSLAKEWVECCPVCQANQRAHAPVISLKPLEVPPYPFHTISYNFITGFPKSQGHNAILVVIDLFSKFGHFIPTSKRVTAKGLADLFVTHIWKLHGLPIKTVSDRGTTFTGKLLRALYQRLGIKPSFSLSYHPKSDGQTERVNQFIKFYLCSYIAADHSDWAKWLPLVEYANNNAKHAATRKTPFELVYGQNPVMNPSNVPANVPEADTVADTLAQEWKEAKAALRMSKERMTRDKGTTPEFSIGKKVWLDGKNIELRTSSNKLDPKRLGPFEVTEKVSSHAYHLKLPGTLKIHDVFYVGLLSKSHKSPSQPFPERPPPETIEGEEEYKVEQIIDSKRQQGKWFYLIKWKGYGPGDNSWEPEELLEHSQDKIKCFNQAKLKKACDAAKSL
- a CDS encoding Retrotransposable element Tf2 protein; amino-acid sequence: MNPSQVQGNVLEVDQVAETLAKEWKEVESALWMSKERMAGTRGIIPEYSIGEKVWLDTKNVEIRSNSNKLDPKCLSPFEATKKISSHTYCLRLPETLKIHNIFYEGLLSKSHESPSQPFPERPPPEIIEGEEEYKVEQIIDSKRQKGKWFYLIKWKGYGAEDNSWEPEELLEHSQEEIQCFNKLQLRKACDSAKSL